One Oncorhynchus keta strain PuntledgeMale-10-30-2019 chromosome 11, Oket_V2, whole genome shotgun sequence DNA window includes the following coding sequences:
- the LOC118390519 gene encoding adhesion G-protein coupled receptor G4 — MKFSETLLLLSLSLLSCGSRRDPECSSVSLWGKMADFTGECSYWQLSPDLSIPALEELSVCVHLQRHISTPAWTAFMYRHPDGLQAELGLAGQEGLVHTWLFGMRWSAPLHLPLGHWHYVCITWSGASHQPALYVNGTSVDVTAHANESPLSPSCCRLAPHGTLTLGVSHYFIQGEMHVENGTNLNGSVSLFRVWGQARTPEQVSDLSCTEGDEVRWDAVDWLTQSCPPVPDSHLQCAWSLYELKVKIAIICYDGNSTDVYKARDLAQKWLRHILPSNKYHLYRVSVSTSVGETYEDGAHDTPILRAEFDANRFDCLVHLNVIPSSDVSTVQKQVSQLLNTPHNVGYLTLMANPKSIQVNPVEDFPPATVNPPIVIATGTSSDTTTDLIVTTGGELSDIYFEVDVNVTLTGICIHPELTIITWLHVTLPDEMSVLTFQLLGKAYRHACRFQMRVTTSSSQEETRTRIRTLLERTYTNGTITMENKSNDIHIRHIPPGSCPEHRHQTRQGLFVWPGTWAPRTATLPCQGDTSKTASRVCLLGFPIHWGIPDLHQCPFVVETIPDLDNIDVTPENAMDVVEMIEGLLKDHPDLNCTELSTILKKLKNIVFISCMTPPLGEAIINIISDILESKSYLQHVTNQILDITEMVGDKMSCFDQTNYTLVASAMAISVVDVDLGQFQVLTFGVSSAAEGLSPEIYINKDPFKGTVAFISLPSALKYRFPQHSGAQPRVQFQFYGVPTLFMNNPDGKILNTYVVSASVTNASGPIEDLEEDVEVTLHHLASNPLGKEVQCVYWDFNQNEGRGGWEQHGCRKHNTSADYTTCLCDHLTHFGVLLDVSRTQIDIPNEEILTIITHLGCGVSSVFLGITVLTYTAFEKLRRDYPSKILINLSLALLGLNMVFLVNSWLSSFGSYGLCVAVASALHYFLLASFTWMGLEAVHMYFALVKVFNVYVPSYILKFCSLGWGIPLAICCVVLVVKRESYGSSLGSESMEPLDNSEAFCWIQDEVAFYVSVVGYILLVMLCNMAIFVVVLVQIRHMRVNQPAGIHSGLLLQDLKGVSSLTFLLGLTWTVAFFAWGPAKVPFLYLFCVLNSLQGFFIFLFHCLMKENVRKQWRIHLCFGRFRLQDYSEWSQTFIVGAKSRPNPLVRMPSVRSIKSSATESTSASSDSSQRQVSIRRPNLNLVYENNLALPLVQRNSTPLPHKSASFPEEGHCEGPFWQDGSHPRHRLPIP, encoded by the exons ATGAAGTTCAGTGAGACACTCCTCCTTCTCAGCCTGTCTCTACTAAGCTGTGGCTCTCGCAGGGATCCAG AATGTTCTAGCGTGAGCTTGTGGGGGAAGATGGCTGACTTCACAGGGGAGTGCAGTTACTGGCAGCTGAGTCCGGACCTCTCCATCCCTGCCCTGGAGGAGCTCAGCGTGTGTGTCCACCTCCAACGGCACATCAGCACACCGGCCTGGACAGCCTTCATGTACCGCCACCCTGACGGGCTACAGGCTGAGCTGGGCCTGGCGGGTCAGGAGGGCCTGGTCCACACCTGGCTGTTTGGGATGAGGTGGTCagcccccctccacctccccctggGCCACTGGCACTACGTCTGTATAACCTGGTCTGGGGCTTCTCACCAGCCAGCCCTCTACGTCAATGGGACCAGTGTGGATGTTACAGCCCATGCTAACGAATCCCCCCTGTCCCCGTCCTGCTGCAGGCTGGCCCCGCACGGCACGCTCACCCTGGGTGTCTCCCACTACTTCATCCAAGGGGAGATGCATGTGGAAAACGGTACCAACCTCAATGGGAGTGTTTCTCTGTTCCGCGTGTGGGGGCAGGCACGCACCCCTGAACAGGTGTCGGACCTGAGCTGCACAGAGGGGGATGAGGTGCGCTGGGATGCTGTTGACTGGCTTACCCAGAGCTGCCCTCCAGTCCCAGACTCCCATCTACAGTGTG CCTGGTCTTTGTACGAACTTAAAGTCAAGATCGCCATCATCTGCTATGATGGAAACAGTACAGACGTATACAAAGCCAGAGACCTTGCACAGAAATGG CTCAGACACATATTACCATCCAACAAATATCATTTGTACAGAGTCTCTGTGTCAACCAG TGTCGGTGAGACATATGAGGACGGGGCCCAT GACACACCAATATTGCGGGCTGAATTTGATGCAAACCG CTTTGACTGCCTGGTCCACCTCAACGTGATCCCCAGCTCTGATGTCAGTACAGTGCAGAAACAGGTCTCTCAGTTGCTGAACACACCTCACAACGTCGGATATCTCACGCTAATGGCTAACCCCAAGAGCATCCAAGTGAACCCTGTAG AGGACTTCCCCCCTGCCACAGTCAATCCTCCCATTGTCATTGCCACTGGAACCTCTTCTGACACAACCACAGACCTTATTGTCACGACTGGTGGCGAACTCTCAG ACATATATTTTGAAGTTGATGTGAACGTGACCCTTACTGGGATCTGTATCCATCCGGAACTGACAATCATTACCTGG CTGCATGTCACTCTACCTGATGAGATGTCTGTTCTGACCTTCCAGCTTTTGGGAAAGGCATACAG ACACGCCTGTCGATTCCAGATGCGGGTGACAACGTCATCAAGTCAAGAGGAGACAAGGACACGGATCCGTACCCTCCTGGAGAGGACATACACCAATGGCACTATAACCATGGAAAACAAGTCCAACGACATTCACATCCGACATATAC CGCCAGGGAGTTGTCCTGAGCACCgacaccagaccagacagggCCTGTTTGTGTGGCCAGGCACCTGGGCCCCCCGGACTGCCACGCTGCCATGTCAGGGAGACACCAGCAAGACAGCTAGCAGGGTCTG TCTGTTGGGTTTTCCAATCCATTGGGGCATCCCAGATCTGCACCAGTGCCCGTTTGTGGTTGAGACCATTCCAGACTTAGACAACATTGATGTCACTCCTG AGAATGCTATGGATGTGGTGGAGATGATAGAGGGCCTGCTGAAAGACCATCCAGACCTCAATTGCACTGAACTGAGCACCATTCTGAAGAAACTCAAAAACATTGTTTTCATCAGCTGTATGACCCCACCTCTGGGCGAAGCTATCATCAACATCATCTCAGACATCTTGGAGTCTAAGAGCTACCTGCAGCATGTCACCAACCA AATACTGGACATTACAGAGATGGTTGGCGACAAGATGTCTTGTTTTGACCAGACAAATTACACTTTGGTTGCTTCTGCGATGGCAATCTCCGTGGTGGACGTAGACCTGGGCCAGTTTCAGGTCCTCACTTTTGGCGTCTCGTCTGCTGCAGAGGGCCTAAGCCCCGAG ATTTATATCAACAAGGATCCGTTCAAAGGGACTGTTGCATTCATCTCCCTACCCTCGGCCTTGAAGTACAGatttcctcaacacagtggagcCCAGCCGCGGGTTCAGTTTCAGTTTTATGGAGTCCCAACTCTCTTCATG AACAACCCGGATGGGAAGATCCTGAACACTTACGTGGTCTCAGCCAGTGTCACCAATGCCAGTGGCCCCATCGAGGACCTGGAGGAGGATGTAGAGGTGACACTACATCACTTGGCGTCCAATCCA CTTGGCAAGGAGGTGCAGTGTGTCTACTGGGACTTCAATCAAAATG AAGGAAGGGGAGGATGGGAACAGCATGGATGCAGGAAGCACAACACCAGTGCTGACTATACCACATGCCTGTGTGACCACCTCACTCATTTTGGAGTACTTCTG GATGTATCCAGGACTCAAATCGACATACCAAATGAGGAAATTCTGACCATCATCACTCATCTGGGCTGCGGTGTGTCCTCCGTCTTCCTGGGAATCACTGTGTTGACATACACAGCATTTGA GAAGCTCCGCAGAGACTACCCATCCAAGATCCTCATTAACTTGTCTCTGGCGCTGCTGGGACTCAACATGGTTTTCCTGGTCAACTCCTGGCTCTCCTCCTTTGGCAGCTATGGGCTTTGTGTGGCGGTGGCTTCCGCACTGCACTATTTCCTACTGGCCTCTTTCACCTGGATGGGCCTGGAGGCTGTGCACATGTACTTTGCCTTGGTCAAAGTCTTCAATGTTTATGTGCCCTCATACATCCTCAAGTTCTGCTCCCTAGGATGGG GAATCCCTCTGGCTATATGCTGCGTAGTTCTGGTTGTGAAGAGAGAGTCCTACGGCAGCTCCCTCGGCAGTGAGTCCATGGAACCACTAGATAACTCCGAGGCGTT CTGCTGGATCCAGGATGAAGTGGCTTTCTATGTGTCTGTGGTGGGCTACATTCTGCTAGTGATGCTGTGCAACATGGCTATCTTCGTGGTGGTCCTGGTCCAGATCCGCCACATGCGGGTCAATCAGCCGGCTGGCATCCACAGCGGCCTCCTTCTGCAGGACCTGAAGGGGGTTTCCAGTCTCACCTTCCTGCTGGGTCTCACCTGGACTGTGGCTTTCTTCGCCTGGGGGCCAGCCAAGGTtcccttcctctacctcttctgtGTCCTCAACAGTCTGCAAG GGTTCTTTATATTTCTGTTCCATTGTCTGATGAAGGAGAATGTGAGAAAACAATGGAGAATCCATTTGTGCTTTGGCCGCTTCAGACTCCAAGACTACTCTG AGTGGAGCCAGACTTTTATAGTTGGTGCCAAATCCAGACCTAACCCTCTGGTGCGCATGCCCTCAGTGAGGTCCATCAAGTCCAGTGCCACAGAAAGCACCTCGGCCTCCTCCGACTCCAGTCAACGACAGGTCTCCATCAGAAGACCTAACTTGA ACCTTGTGTATGAGAATAACTTGGCACTACCACTTGTCCAACGCaactccactcctctacctcacAAGAGTGCCTCTTTCCCAGAGGAGGGGCACTGTGAGGGGCCCTTTTGGCAAGACGGATCTCACCCAAGACATCGGCTACCCATTCCTTAA
- the LOC118390520 gene encoding four and a half LIM domains protein 1-like: MADSMNCKYCREDLSGKKYVQQEEKPVCVRCHDKFCANNCTECRRPIGIDSKELQHKGRYWHADCFRCYKCYKPLAKESFSAKDDRIMCGKCSSREDAPRCHACYKAILAGSENVEYKGNVWHEDCFTCYQCKKPIRSQSFLTKGTDIYCGPCHEKKFAKTCVSCKQTITSGGVNYQEKPWHSECFVCSSCRKPLSGTRFTSHEEKAFCVDCYKSTVAKKCSGCQNPITGFGKATNVVNYEGSSWHEYCFNCKKCSLSLANKRFVANGGNIFCSDCAKD; this comes from the exons ATGGCGGACAGTATGAACTGCAAATACTGCCGGGAGGACCTGAGTGGGAAGAAGTACGTTCAACAGGAGGAGAAGCCTGTCTGTGTCCGATGCCATGACAAGTTCTGTGCCAACAACTGCACTGAGTGCCGCCGTCCTATTGGCATCGActccaag gAGTTGCAACATAAAGGCCGTTATTGGCACGCAGACTGCTTTCGCTGCTACAAGTGCTACAAGCCATTAGCCAAGGAGTCCTTCAGTGCTAAGGATGACCGCATCATGTGTGGGAAGTGCAGCTCCCGGGAGGATGCCCCTCGTTGTCACGCCTGCTACAAAGCCATTCTAGCCG GCTCTGAGAATGTGGAGTATAAAGGCAATGTGTGGCATGAGGACTGCTTCACCTGTTACCAGTGTAAAAAACCCATCCGTTCCCAAAGCTTCCTGACCAAAGGCACTGACATCTACTGTGGCCCTTGCCATGAGAAGAAGTTTGCTAAGACCTGTGTCAGCTGTAAGCAG ACCATCACCTCCGGGGGAGTGAACTACCAGGAGAAGCCATGGCACTCAGAATGTTTTGTCTGCAGCTCCTGCCGAAAGCCTCTGTCTGGGACCCGCTTCACCTCCCACGAGGAGAAGGCTTTCTGTGTGGACTGCTACAAGTCTACTGTAGCCAAGAAATGCAGCGGCTGCCAGAACCCCATAACAG GTTTCGGCAAAGCCACCAATGTGGTGAACTACGAGGGCAGCTCGTGGCATGAGTACTGCTTCAACTGCAAGAAGTGTTCCCTGAGCCTGGCTAACAAGCGCTTCGTGGCCAACGGAGGGAACATCTTCTGCTCTGACTGTGCCAAGGACTGA